A part of Ignavibacteriales bacterium genomic DNA contains:
- a CDS encoding Rrf2 family transcriptional regulator encodes MSASTKLSTTVKALCYLAEASPAGKTSQEISVSIGINASKLRKIFSLLVKTKMIESNIGTYGGFVLKKNPADIHLQEIYCAIEDRKAFHLNVNKEHIQKNERSAKLNDFFLKLFADIQVEIEDKMKSLTLKQIIDKTK; translated from the coding sequence ATGTCAGCATCAACAAAACTTTCAACAACTGTAAAAGCATTATGTTATCTGGCTGAAGCTTCCCCTGCTGGCAAAACAAGTCAAGAGATCTCAGTAAGTATTGGAATAAACGCTTCTAAGCTACGTAAAATATTTTCTTTGCTGGTGAAGACTAAAATGATTGAAAGCAACATTGGAACCTACGGTGGCTTCGTTCTTAAAAAGAATCCTGCCGATATTCATTTGCAAGAGATTTATTGTGCTATCGAAGATAGAAAAGCATTTCACTTGAATGTAAATAAAGAGCACATACAAAAAAATGAGCGATCAGCTAAATTAAATGATTTCTTTCTCAAGCTGTTCGCAGATATCCAAGTCGAAATTGAAGACAAAATGAAATCATTAACTCTAAAACAAATAATAGATAAAACAAAATAA
- a CDS encoding L-lysine 6-transaminase: MDKSTVIKPENVHETLNKYILTDGFPFVLDLEKSCDVHLVDKLSGNTYLDFFTFFASSPLGLNHPKLNSPIVKKELADAAVNKPSNSDIYTTQMAEFVDTFARVAMPPYMKHLFFISGGALAVENGLKVAFDWKVRKNFLKGYKEEKGQKVIHFKQAFHGRSGYTLSLTNTDPNKVLYFPKFDWPRITNPKITFPLENNIDQIIKDEEAALREIQQAIKNNPDDIAVIIIEPIQCEGGDNYFRKEFFLKLREIADQNDIMLMFDEVQTGFGMTGKFWASDYYVQPDIIAFGKKAQVCGIMVSDRVDEVEDNCFKKSSRINSTWGADLVDMVRSTHILRIIEQENLIENSKVLGEYLLNQLYNLQAKYSNLIQNSRGLGLLCAFDFRTGELRENFKQYCLDNKLIILGCGEKSIRFRPPLNVTQNGLDEGLNIIEKVLNFMSSIN, translated from the coding sequence ATGGATAAATCAACTGTAATAAAACCAGAGAACGTTCACGAAACTTTAAATAAATATATTCTAACAGATGGTTTCCCGTTTGTTTTGGATCTAGAAAAAAGCTGCGATGTTCATTTAGTTGACAAGCTATCTGGAAACACCTACCTCGACTTCTTTACTTTTTTCGCATCATCCCCGCTAGGGTTAAACCATCCTAAATTAAATAGCCCTATTGTAAAAAAAGAACTGGCAGACGCTGCAGTAAACAAACCGTCCAATTCGGATATTTACACAACCCAAATGGCAGAATTTGTAGATACATTTGCGCGAGTAGCGATGCCTCCTTATATGAAACACCTTTTCTTTATTTCTGGCGGCGCCTTAGCTGTGGAAAATGGGTTGAAGGTTGCCTTCGATTGGAAAGTCAGAAAGAATTTCCTAAAGGGTTACAAAGAGGAAAAAGGTCAAAAGGTAATTCATTTTAAGCAAGCCTTTCACGGAAGAAGCGGTTACACTTTGTCTCTTACAAATACCGATCCGAATAAGGTTTTGTATTTTCCGAAATTTGATTGGCCAAGAATTACAAACCCCAAAATTACTTTCCCTCTTGAAAATAATATTGATCAAATTATTAAAGACGAGGAAGCAGCGCTTAGAGAAATCCAACAGGCGATCAAAAATAATCCTGATGATATTGCGGTTATCATAATTGAGCCAATTCAGTGTGAAGGTGGGGACAATTATTTCAGAAAGGAATTCTTTTTAAAACTTAGAGAAATTGCGGACCAAAATGATATTATGTTGATGTTTGATGAAGTACAAACCGGGTTTGGTATGACTGGAAAATTCTGGGCTTCGGACTATTATGTTCAACCTGATATTATTGCTTTTGGTAAGAAAGCTCAGGTTTGCGGGATAATGGTTTCCGATAGAGTTGATGAAGTTGAAGATAATTGTTTTAAGAAATCAAGTAGAATCAACTCCACCTGGGGAGCTGATCTTGTTGATATGGTCAGATCAACTCACATACTTAGAATAATTGAACAAGAAAACCTGATAGAGAATTCAAAAGTGTTGGGTGAATATCTTTTAAATCAATTATATAATCTGCAAGCAAAATACTCAAACTTAATTCAGAATAGCCGCGGACTTGGATTGCTCTGTGCTTTTGATTTTAGAACAGGAGAACTAAGAGAAAACTTCAAGCAATACTGCCTCGATAATAAACTTATCATACTTGGTTGTGGTGAAAAGTCAATCAGATTCAGACCACCACTAAATGTAACTCAAAATGGTTTAGATGAGGGCTTGAATATTATTGAAAAAGTTCTCAATTTTATGTCATCAATAAACTAA